GCCAAAAGGTTGAGGAGGAACTCTCCAAAATCTGTGGTGACATTCTGACAATTATTGACCAGCATCTGGTTCCTGCTTCCACCTCGGCAGAAGCTAATGTTTTCTATCATAAGATGTGAGTCATATATTGCTACACTGCTTTTGTACTACTTGATTGATTGATTCAAATCCTTTCTGACCTGTTGGCCATTAGCTTTATCTCTATCTTCGGTATGGAATACTTTCTTACTTTTAGTTTTAGTAGACATAGTATTTTGGATTCAAAGATGTCATCACAGATCTGACAAACATGGAATCTGTGACTGGTGGTTTCTtgactgcttttttttttggtttgccTTGCAAATTTGTTATCCACCTGGTGGATGAGTACCCTTTTCGTGATTAAGTCCCGGCTCTACAGGGAGTCCTGCTATGAATGAGTCATTGGATTTGTGTGTTTATATTATGCTCAAGTTATAGAGTTTCAGTTAAAGAGGGAAGCAAATTAGAATTTGAATTCTAGTTAATTATGGATTATATATATAGAACACTGGCCCTTGTTTATTAAACTCCTAACTAGAATCAAACAGTGAAGAAATCATGATAAGAACTAAGAAATATGGAAACTGGACTTAAAGATAGTTTAAGTTGCTCTAAAGATAATATGAGATATTATAACATATTCTCATATTCTTTAACATATTCTGCTCACCCTCATCTGATATGAAATCTCTTACTGGCTCACTACTTTGGCTTTCCATCCCTGATTTCCTTATGCTTCTTTTGATTCAGGAAAGGTGATTATTTCCGGTATCTTGCTGAGTTCAAGACTGACCAAGAAAGAAAAGAGGCTGCTGAGCAGTCACTGAAAGGATACGAGGTTTGTATTTCAGCACTAAAGTGGTTCATTAATAAATTGTTTCTTATGTTTATCTGTATATTATGCTGTCTCTTGATTTTCAcaactgttttgattattagGCTGCTTCCGCCACTGCAAACACTGATCTTCCATCAACACATCCAATCCGTCTTGGACTTGCACTCAACTTCTCTGTCTTTTATTATGAGATTATGAACTCTCCTGAAAGGTAAGTAATTGGTTCTCTCCTACTTTGCATGGTTCTGTTGCTTTTGTTTATATCTCTTTTGTCTAAGTGGCGGTGATAAAACTTACAGGGCCTGCCATTTGGCCAAACAAGCTTTTGATGAGGCGATTGCAGAGTTGGATACCTTGAGTGAAGAGTCATACAAGGACAGCACTTTGATCATGCAGTTGTTAAGAGACAACCTGACTCTCTGGACCTCTGATTTACCAGAGGATGGAGGTAAGGGATAATGACTAACACTTGATTTAAGATGCATCTGTGTTGTACGTCTTTCAAGCTCTCcagttttttttgcttttaaaaattaGGGATATATGCCCTGAGATGCAAGATTATTAATCTGGATGTCGAACCAAACACATTGAGAGTATAGGTATATATTGTTGGGTAGGTTGGCATTCCATATACTAGTGGGACAAATGCTCCCATTGTCCACCAAATTGGCCCGTCCTTAATCACCACAAGAGTAATCATCCACTCGATTTGCATCCTTACCCCAACCTTGTCTAAAAATTAGGACGAGTATAAAGTAAGAAACTGTGCCTGCTATTGGATAAATTATCCAGAAAACCTTAGTCATATTGTTTCTAGAGTGAGTTTCTTCTTGTGAATCGTTCCTAGTTAATTGTGTAATTAAGCTTTTGTTATTTGGTTTATAATACACTTAGAACTGCTCCTACTAGAGAGGTTCTAAAGGTTAATACTCTCTTACAGGTGAGGAGACCATAAAAGCTGAAGAAGCCAAACCTGCTGAGGCTGAGGTATGTGTAAGATTGGTTTCGGCTATATTtacatttgtttgttttctgAAATATGTATGCAAAGCCATAGTTATAGATCTATAGTAGTCAATTTTTACTGTAGAATAGTAAGTTCTTTTAAGTGAAAAAAAGGGTATCTACATATTTTCTGAAGTCACTGTTTTCTAAACATCCATTAATTTCTACCGCAAAATTTGACATTATTATGTTTTTGCAGCATTGATAATATTTCATTGGATCTCTGGCCCCAATTCGGTAGTGATGTATCTAAGATACTCAGTGAAGAGGGGATTTTTAAGCTTTTCTTGCTATGGATTTGGACTAGACAAGGTGGAATTTGGCCACTTCATAGCTCTCGTACCCTTAGTTATCCAACCGAAGCCGGAAGATCTGCACCTGcct
Above is a genomic segment from Medicago truncatula cultivar Jemalong A17 chromosome 5, MtrunA17r5.0-ANR, whole genome shotgun sequence containing:
- the LOC11427779 gene encoding 14-3-3-like protein GF14 iota, with amino-acid sequence MSAEKERETQVYLAKLSEQAERYEEMVECMKKVAKLDVELTVEERNLLSVGYKNVIGARRASWRIMSSIEQKEESKGNEHNVKMIKSYCQKVEEELSKICGDILTIIDQHLVPASTSAEANVFYHKMKGDYFRYLAEFKTDQERKEAAEQSLKGYEAASATANTDLPSTHPIRLGLALNFSVFYYEIMNSPERACHLAKQAFDEAIAELDTLSEESYKDSTLIMQLLRDNLTLWTSDLPEDGGEETIKAEEAKPAEAEH